The sequence CGACGGTGGTGGCGGTGGGTGGTGGCTGCGGGCTCGTCACCCGGGCCCGTGTGTCGTCGCTGTGCTCCATGACCTCGACGTTAGACAGTCGCGGGGCGAACGGCACAATGCCTTGACGGCGCTCTGATGGGTGGGGCCGGATTCTTGACGGGTCTCCTACGACGGCGTGCGCCACCCGGCGGGGAACCTCGGGCGGGACCTCGGGTGGACCTGGGTGGGTCGCGACGGGCCTCGTCGGGACCTCGGTGGGGCTTATGCGGGGCACGGCGGGGTCTGCTCACGGGGCTCTCGCGCGAGGCCCGGGCGCTCACAGTCCCCGGGTGTCCATGGGCAGATGCCAGGCGTTGCGCCGGTGGACCGCGACCAGTTGCGACTCCAGCGGGGACGGCGGTACGGCGAGCACCGGGCAGCCGGCGTGGGCGAGGCAGTGCCGGCGGACCCGGCCGGAGAAGGCGCGCTGGAGGCCGCGCCGGCCCCCGCCCACGACCAGCAGATCGTCCTCGCGGTCCGCGATCGCCACCAGCGCCCGGCCGGGGGTGCCGCGGACGACGAGGGCGTGGATCGGCACCCCGGGCCCCCGGTCGCCGAAGATCTCCTCCAGGACCGCGATCAGCCGGCCCCCGGCCAGCCGCTGCCACTCCTCGTCGGGCACGGCCGCGGCGGGCGAGCGGCGGGTGGCCGGATCGCCGCCCGGCGGCTCCCACGCCAGCACCGGCCACAGCTCGGCCCCCAGCCGGCGGGCGAGCGCCCCGGCCCGCCGCAGCGCCGTGACGCTGCCCAGGGAGCCGCTCACCCCGACCACCACACGTCCGACCGCCGAGGCGTCGTAACCGGACATGACTCACCGTTCCTCACCGGTGTCCCGCGCCGTCTCCTTCCATCCCACCCCCGCGGCGGGGATACGACCAGCCGGGGACGCGTCGGGGCCGGCCGCACCGGATGGGTGCGGCCGGCCCCTCGGGTCCTCGCCGTCCTCGCGGCGCCGCCTCGGTCAGGCGGCGCTCATCACCTCGTCCGCCCCGAGCGGGCGGTGCGGGGCGATGACGCGACCGTCGGGCAGCAGCTCACCGGTGTCCTCGAAGAACAGGACACCGTTGCACAGCAGGCTCCACCCCTGTTCCGGGTGGTGCGCCACGAGACGGGCGGACTCCCGGTCGGCGGACTCTGCTGGCGGGCACGGTGGCTGGTGCTGGCACATGAATGGGATCTCTCGCTCTGTGGTGGTCATGGCGTCCCCCGTCATGCAGTCGTTCGGAACCCAGTGTTGCCCCACGGGACTCGATCCGCAGGGATTTCGAGGCACCGCTTCCCACAGGTTGAGGACGCGTCACCCGGGCGGACGGTTCAGCCCAACTACCCTGTCAATTCGGATGGTTCGCCCTGGCCGAGGTGGACTAGTCCGTCCGGGGTCCGGGTCAGGCCGCCGGTGAGCCGAGCAGGGGGAGCCGGGTGGCCCGCAGGGTCAGCACCGGCACCAGATCGGCGACCGGGTGCGGCCGGTGCGCCGCGATGCCGGGCGGTGCCGGGGCGAGCGGCACCAGCAGATCGGTGGCGGCCGGATGCCCCTCCGCACCGTCGGCGGTGGTGCCGCCGTGCAGCCACAGGGTGAGCATGTAGAGGCCGGGAACCGACAACAGTCTTGGCTGATAAGGCTGTTGGAGCGACTCCGCCTGCTTCAGGGCCAGCTCGGTGGAGGCGACGTACGGGCCCTCGAAGAAGTGCGAGAAGGCCCAGCCGTCGGGGGTGAGCATGGTCTCCGCCGCGGCCACCGCCCGGTCGCCGCAGCGGATCAGGAAGCGCCAGCCCGCCAGCCGGGTGGCGGACAGGCCCTGCGGTGTTATGCGGTCCAGCACATGGACGGGCAAAGGGAGTTCAGGAGTCGCTGGACCCTGCGCGGCACGCAGGGAGGGGGTGCGGGCCTCACGGACCGCGGTCGGCGAGCCCAGGGCGGTGAGGACGGAGCGCAGGGCGGGCGCGGGGGCAGGGGCAACGTGAAGCGGCATGGTGGGTCGCCTCTCATGTGACAGGCGCGGGGCGCGAGGGAGGTGGGGCGGACGGCGCTGTCTGCTCACGGAAGGCCGGAGAGGTGGGGGCCGGTCGGTGGAGAACGAGGGTGCGGCGCGCTCCGCCGCCCGTCAACCGGAGCGGCAGGAATGCGGCAGGACCAGGACCGAGGGCGCCACCCTCCCGCCTTGTGGACGAAGTTTATACGACATGTGTTCAGGCGGTGTTTCATCTATCCCAATGCGGCGGGCCCCACAAGACATGAATGGGCCGCTGATTCGCGGAAATCATCCCGGTTTACGGGCGGTCACACGGCGTTGACCTCGCCCTACCCTCCGCTCGCGGACGGCCGAAAGTCATCGGCGTTTTTCACGAGGCGTTCGGGGCACCCGAAGGTGCGCTCGCGACATGCCCCGTGAATGTGCCGCAGGGAACATTCCGACAGCGTAGCGGGCGTCCGGGTGGCGCGGGACGTTATCGATCGCTTTCACTGGGCATTACTCCACCTGACCCGGGAGGCCCGGCGGCCGGAACGCCGGCCCGCCCATCCGAGGAGGGACACTTAGATGGGGGAGAAGGTCGTGGCAGGGCAGTTCGACCTGTCCGATCGCCAGCGCTATCGCGAAAAGCTCCAGAAGTGCTTGACGGGGCTGGAGCGGCTGCTGGCCGAGAAGCGATTCGACCGCCCCAGGAACCTCATGGGCGTCGAGATCGAATTGAATCTCGCCGGGCCTGACGGCATGCCGAAAATGTTGAACGGCCAAGTGCTCGAACGCATCGCGAGCCGTGACTTCCAGACGGAACTCGCGATGTTCAACCTGGAGGTGAACATAGCCCCGCACCGGCTCGGCGGCCGCGTCTTCGACCGCCTCGCCGAGGAGCTGCGGACCTCGCTCGCCTATGCGGACCGCAAGGCCGGGGAGGTCGACGCGGGCATCGTGATGACCGGCATCCTGCCCACGCTCGGCCGGGACGACCTGGTCTCCTCCAACCTCTCCGAGGTCGACCGCTACACCCTGCTCAACGACCAGATCGTGGCCGCGCGCGGGGAGGACTTCCGGCTCGACATCGAGGGCGTGGAGCATCTGGTCTGCACCGCCAAGTCCATCGTCCCGGAGGCCGCCTGCACCTCCGTGCAGCTGCACCTCCAGGTGACGCCGGGCCGGTTCGCGGACGTGTGGAACGCGGCGCAGGCGGCGAGCGCGGCGCAGATCGCCGTGGGCGCGAACTCGCCGTTCCTGTTCGGCCGCGAGCTGTGGCGGGAGTCGCGGCCACCGCTGTTCCTCCAGTCCACCGACACCCGGCCGCCCGAGCTCCAGGCACAGGGCGTACGGCCGCGGACCTGGTTCGGCGAGCGGTGGGTGTCCTCGGCGTACGAACTGTTCGAGGAGAACCTGCGCTACTTCCCGGCCCTGCTGCCGATCTGCGACGACGAGGAGCCACTGGAGGTCATCGCGGCGGGCGGCACCCCGAAACTCGCCGAACTGGTGCTGCACAACGGCACGATCTACCGCTGGAACCGGCCGGTGTACGGCATCGCGGACGGCGTACCGCATCTGCGGGTGGAGAACCGGGTCCTGCCGGCCGGGCCGACCATCACCGACGTCATCGCCAACGCGGCGTTCTACTACGGCCTGGTGCGCGCCTTCGCCGAGGAGTCCCGGCCGGTGTGGACCCGGCTGCCGTTCGACGCCGCCGAGGCCAACTTCGACGCGGCCTGCCGCTACGGCATCGACGCCCGCTTCGTCTGGCCCCGGCGCGGGCGGTACGGCGGCACGGGCGAGATCGACGCGGTCACCCTGGTCCGCGACGAACTGCTGCCGCTGGCCTCGGCGGGGCTGGACGCGTGGGGCGTCGAGGCGGCCGACCGCGATCTCTACCTCGGTGTCATCGACGAGCGCTGCCGGCGCCGGGTCAACGGCGCCTCCTGGCAGGCCGCGACCTTCCACCGTGCGCTGGAGGGCGGCCTGTCCCGGGAGGCCGCGCTGGCCGCGACGACTCGGCGGTACGCCGAGCTGATGCATGTGGGGGAGCCGGTGCACATGTGGCCGGTGGGGCTGCCGGAGGCGGTGCCGACGGGGTGAGCGGGCCGTTCGCGGCGCACGCGTGGCCGGCGGCGGTGCCGGGTGTCGGGCTCGGCGGCCCGGTGCGCGGTTCTCCCAGGTGCTTCTGCGATCCTTGCGGGCAATGCGCAAGGCGCTCGTGAGGTGTGGGAGGCAGGGGTGAAGGTGGCGGCCGGGTTGGGGGACGGGCTGGAGCTGGAGCAGCGGACGCGGCGGATCCTGCGCGACGAGACGATCCTCGTGCTCGCGCTGTCGCTGGGCGCGAGCGGGGTCTCCGCGCTGATCAGTTTCATCGGCTCGGTGACCAAGCCGGGCGGCCTGAAGGACCAGGCCGCCACCCTCAACGCCTCGGCCGCGCCGGGCCGCCCCTGGCTCGACCTCGCCTGGCAGCTGTTCGGCATCGCCACCGCGCTGGTCCCCGTCGCCCTGGTCGCCCACTTCCTGCTCCGCGAGGGCGGGAGCCTG is a genomic window of Streptomyces sp. WP-1 containing:
- a CDS encoding universal stress protein, with translation MSGYDASAVGRVVVGVSGSLGSVTALRRAGALARRLGAELWPVLAWEPPGGDPATRRSPAAAVPDEEWQRLAGGRLIAVLEEIFGDRGPGVPIHALVVRGTPGRALVAIADREDDLLVVGGGRRGLQRAFSGRVRRHCLAHAGCPVLAVPPSPLESQLVAVHRRNAWHLPMDTRGL
- a CDS encoding DUF5999 family protein, with translation MCQHQPPCPPAESADRESARLVAHHPEQGWSLLCNGVLFFEDTGELLPDGRVIAPHRPLGADEVMSAA
- a CDS encoding glutamate--cysteine ligase gives rise to the protein MGEKVVAGQFDLSDRQRYREKLQKCLTGLERLLAEKRFDRPRNLMGVEIELNLAGPDGMPKMLNGQVLERIASRDFQTELAMFNLEVNIAPHRLGGRVFDRLAEELRTSLAYADRKAGEVDAGIVMTGILPTLGRDDLVSSNLSEVDRYTLLNDQIVAARGEDFRLDIEGVEHLVCTAKSIVPEAACTSVQLHLQVTPGRFADVWNAAQAASAAQIAVGANSPFLFGRELWRESRPPLFLQSTDTRPPELQAQGVRPRTWFGERWVSSAYELFEENLRYFPALLPICDDEEPLEVIAAGGTPKLAELVLHNGTIYRWNRPVYGIADGVPHLRVENRVLPAGPTITDVIANAAFYYGLVRAFAEESRPVWTRLPFDAAEANFDAACRYGIDARFVWPRRGRYGGTGEIDAVTLVRDELLPLASAGLDAWGVEAADRDLYLGVIDERCRRRVNGASWQAATFHRALEGGLSREAALAATTRRYAELMHVGEPVHMWPVGLPEAVPTG